One window of the Onychostoma macrolepis isolate SWU-2019 chromosome 21, ASM1243209v1, whole genome shotgun sequence genome contains the following:
- the LOC131528862 gene encoding uncharacterized protein LOC131528862 isoform X1, protein MKFSCPLICGLILSCICFRVTDSYEDEELSVNQSPSSITVKEGDSAQITCCWSKIKYKVKVTWYNNEIRLSDVKQELQERETQNCSMLNFINILKNASGHYVCEVTQDIPVLIQKTGSGTALFVKDDQLETTTTVIVHTLFNPSVVKPDVLDNPKRNPEDEKHNYLDPKGSSREVVIIYIFRSLPFICLLVAFFYLNRDDKRVTTSRSAVEHAVELEEGPDEDLEAGETQMNESEEVKQGEKVSEQEKERVNNEKPEVTAATEEEKNEEKLTTVVVSIEQGASPVHDNEKKTRLNTDEKTHPITDVEEGTVFELGGLVSAL, encoded by the exons ATGAAGTTCTCCTGCCCTCTGATCTGTGGGCTCATTTTGTCCTGTATTTGCTTCAGAG TCACAGACTCGTATGAGGATGAGGAGCTGTCTGTGAATCAGAGTCCATCCAGCATCACTGTGAAAGAGGGAGATTCTGCTCAAATCACCTGCTGCTGGagtaaaatcaaatataaagttaaagttaCTTGGTATAACAATGAGATAAGACTTTCAGATGTAAAGCAGGAACTCCAAGAGCGTGAAACACAGAACTGTTCAATGCTCAACTTCATAAACATACTTAAAAATGCTTCAGGTcattatgtttgtgaagtgacTCAAGACATACCAGTCCTGATTCAGAAGACAGGTTCTGGAACAGCTCTATTTGTCAAAGACGATCAActagaaacaacaacaactg TCATTGTTCACACACTTTTTAACCCATCAGTCG TAAAGCCAGATGTACTTGATAATCCGAAGAGAAATCCAGAAGATGAGAAGCATAATTATTTGGATCCTAAAG GTAGTTCGCGGGAGGTTGTGatcatttatattttcagaagTCTGCCCTTCATCTGTCTGTTGGTGGCGTTCTTTTACCTAAACAGGGATGACAAACGAGTCACAACATCAAGATCAG CAGTTGagcatgctgtagagttggaagAAGGACCAGATGAAGACCTGGAGGCCGGAGAGACACAGATGAATGAAAGTGAAGAGGTAAAACAGGGTGAGAAAGTTTCCGAACAGGAGAAAGAGAGGGTCAATAACGAAAAACCTGAAGTTACTGCTgcaacagaagaagaaaaaaatgaagaaaaactgACTACTGTAGTTGTGAGCATTGAACAAGGTGCATCTCCAGTGCatgacaatgaaaaaaaaacaagactgaACACTGATGAAAAGACACATCCAATAACTGATGTTGAAGAAGGGACTGTTTTTGAGCTGGGCGGCTTAGTTTCAGCTCTGTGA
- the LOC131528862 gene encoding uncharacterized protein LOC131528862 isoform X3: MDLEQHDVTDSYEDEELSVNQSPSSITVKEGDSAQITCCWSKIKYKVKVTWYNNEIRLSDVKQELQERETQNCSMLNFINILKNASGHYVCEVTQDIPVLIQKTGSGTALFVKDDQLETTTTVIVHTLFNPSVVKPDVLDNPKRNPEDEKHNYLDPKGSSREVVIIYIFRSLPFICLLVAFFYLNRDDKRVTTSRSAVEHAVELEEGPDEDLEAGETQMNESEEVKQGEKVSEQEKERVNNEKPEVTAATEEEKNEEKLTTVVVSIEQGASPVHDNEKKTRLNTDEKTHPITDVEEGTVFELGGLVSAL; encoded by the exons atggatttggaacaacatgatg TCACAGACTCGTATGAGGATGAGGAGCTGTCTGTGAATCAGAGTCCATCCAGCATCACTGTGAAAGAGGGAGATTCTGCTCAAATCACCTGCTGCTGGagtaaaatcaaatataaagttaaagttaCTTGGTATAACAATGAGATAAGACTTTCAGATGTAAAGCAGGAACTCCAAGAGCGTGAAACACAGAACTGTTCAATGCTCAACTTCATAAACATACTTAAAAATGCTTCAGGTcattatgtttgtgaagtgacTCAAGACATACCAGTCCTGATTCAGAAGACAGGTTCTGGAACAGCTCTATTTGTCAAAGACGATCAActagaaacaacaacaactg TCATTGTTCACACACTTTTTAACCCATCAGTCG TAAAGCCAGATGTACTTGATAATCCGAAGAGAAATCCAGAAGATGAGAAGCATAATTATTTGGATCCTAAAG GTAGTTCGCGGGAGGTTGTGatcatttatattttcagaagTCTGCCCTTCATCTGTCTGTTGGTGGCGTTCTTTTACCTAAACAGGGATGACAAACGAGTCACAACATCAAGATCAG CAGTTGagcatgctgtagagttggaagAAGGACCAGATGAAGACCTGGAGGCCGGAGAGACACAGATGAATGAAAGTGAAGAGGTAAAACAGGGTGAGAAAGTTTCCGAACAGGAGAAAGAGAGGGTCAATAACGAAAAACCTGAAGTTACTGCTgcaacagaagaagaaaaaaatgaagaaaaactgACTACTGTAGTTGTGAGCATTGAACAAGGTGCATCTCCAGTGCatgacaatgaaaaaaaaacaagactgaACACTGATGAAAAGACACATCCAATAACTGATGTTGAAGAAGGGACTGTTTTTGAGCTGGGCGGCTTAGTTTCAGCTCTGTGA
- the LOC131528862 gene encoding uncharacterized protein LOC131528862 isoform X5: MKFSCPLICGLILSCICFRVTDSYEDEELSVNQSPSSITVKEGDSAQITCCWSKIKYKVKVTWYNNEIRLSDVKQELQERETQNCSMLNFINILKNASGHYVCEVTQDIPVLIQKTGSGTALFVKDDQLETTTTVIVHTLFNPSVVKPDVLDNPKRNPEDEKHNYLDPKGSSREVVIIYIFRSLPFICLLVAFFYLNRDDKRVTTSRSGHPGCR; this comes from the exons ATGAAGTTCTCCTGCCCTCTGATCTGTGGGCTCATTTTGTCCTGTATTTGCTTCAGAG TCACAGACTCGTATGAGGATGAGGAGCTGTCTGTGAATCAGAGTCCATCCAGCATCACTGTGAAAGAGGGAGATTCTGCTCAAATCACCTGCTGCTGGagtaaaatcaaatataaagttaaagttaCTTGGTATAACAATGAGATAAGACTTTCAGATGTAAAGCAGGAACTCCAAGAGCGTGAAACACAGAACTGTTCAATGCTCAACTTCATAAACATACTTAAAAATGCTTCAGGTcattatgtttgtgaagtgacTCAAGACATACCAGTCCTGATTCAGAAGACAGGTTCTGGAACAGCTCTATTTGTCAAAGACGATCAActagaaacaacaacaactg TCATTGTTCACACACTTTTTAACCCATCAGTCG TAAAGCCAGATGTACTTGATAATCCGAAGAGAAATCCAGAAGATGAGAAGCATAATTATTTGGATCCTAAAG GTAGTTCGCGGGAGGTTGTGatcatttatattttcagaagTCTGCCCTTCATCTGTCTGTTGGTGGCGTTCTTTTACCTAAACAGGGATGACAAACGAGTCACAACATCAAGATCAG gtcatccaggatgcagatga
- the LOC131528862 gene encoding uncharacterized protein LOC131528862 isoform X2: MKFSCPLICGLILSCICFRVTDSYEDEELSVNQSPSSITVKEGDSAQITCCWSKIKYKVKVTWYNNEIRLSDVKQELQERETQNCSMLNFINILKNASGHYVCEVTQDIPVLIQKTGSGTALFVKDDQLETTTTVIVHTLFNPSVVKPDVLDNPKRNPEDEKHNYLDPKGSSREVVIIYIFRSLPFICLLVAFFYLNRDDKRVTTSRSVEHAVELEEGPDEDLEAGETQMNESEEVKQGEKVSEQEKERVNNEKPEVTAATEEEKNEEKLTTVVVSIEQGASPVHDNEKKTRLNTDEKTHPITDVEEGTVFELGGLVSAL; the protein is encoded by the exons ATGAAGTTCTCCTGCCCTCTGATCTGTGGGCTCATTTTGTCCTGTATTTGCTTCAGAG TCACAGACTCGTATGAGGATGAGGAGCTGTCTGTGAATCAGAGTCCATCCAGCATCACTGTGAAAGAGGGAGATTCTGCTCAAATCACCTGCTGCTGGagtaaaatcaaatataaagttaaagttaCTTGGTATAACAATGAGATAAGACTTTCAGATGTAAAGCAGGAACTCCAAGAGCGTGAAACACAGAACTGTTCAATGCTCAACTTCATAAACATACTTAAAAATGCTTCAGGTcattatgtttgtgaagtgacTCAAGACATACCAGTCCTGATTCAGAAGACAGGTTCTGGAACAGCTCTATTTGTCAAAGACGATCAActagaaacaacaacaactg TCATTGTTCACACACTTTTTAACCCATCAGTCG TAAAGCCAGATGTACTTGATAATCCGAAGAGAAATCCAGAAGATGAGAAGCATAATTATTTGGATCCTAAAG GTAGTTCGCGGGAGGTTGTGatcatttatattttcagaagTCTGCCCTTCATCTGTCTGTTGGTGGCGTTCTTTTACCTAAACAGGGATGACAAACGAGTCACAACATCAAGATCAG TTGagcatgctgtagagttggaagAAGGACCAGATGAAGACCTGGAGGCCGGAGAGACACAGATGAATGAAAGTGAAGAGGTAAAACAGGGTGAGAAAGTTTCCGAACAGGAGAAAGAGAGGGTCAATAACGAAAAACCTGAAGTTACTGCTgcaacagaagaagaaaaaaatgaagaaaaactgACTACTGTAGTTGTGAGCATTGAACAAGGTGCATCTCCAGTGCatgacaatgaaaaaaaaacaagactgaACACTGATGAAAAGACACATCCAATAACTGATGTTGAAGAAGGGACTGTTTTTGAGCTGGGCGGCTTAGTTTCAGCTCTGTGA
- the LOC131528862 gene encoding uncharacterized protein LOC131528862 isoform X4 gives MKCSSRLLCGLLISCLCFRVTDSNEDEELSVNQSPSSITVKEGDSAQITCCWSKIKYKVKVYWYNNETRLSDVKQELQERETQNCSMLNFTNILKNASGHYVCEVTQDIPVLIQKTGSGTALFVKDSQIEKTTTAEVSRPTQTSKTTNNTTPTPGLTLPISLAAAIGLLTLCLAFSVCKMRNSCKKSERVVIHQTPHSEGEEHENMEEEAGSTGSSRGSLQWYQVPVYWSYFDLRRGEDQ, from the exons ATGAAGTGTTCCTCCAGACTCCTGTGTGGGCTCCTCATTTCATGCCTTTGTTTCAGAG TCACAGACTCAAATGAGGATGAGGAGCTGTCTGTGAATCAGAGTCCATCCAGCATCACTGTGAAAGAGGGAGATTCTGCTCAAATCACCTGCTGCTGGagtaaaatcaaatataaagtTAAAGTTTATTGGTATAACAATGAGACAAGACTTTCAGATGTAAAGCAGGAACTCCAAGAGCGTGAAACACAGAACTGTTCAATGCTCAACTTCACAAACATACTTAAAAATGCTTCAGGTcattatgtttgtgaagtgacTCAAGACATACCAGTCCTGATTCAGAAGACAGGTTCTGGAACAGCTCTATTTGTCAAAGACAGTCAAATAGAAAAGACAACGACTG CTGAAGTTTCTCGTCCAACTCAGACTAGCAagactacaaacaatacaaccCCAACCCCAGGTCTCACCCTGCCTATATCTCTGGCCGCTGCCATCGGCCTGCTGACCCTCTGCTTGGCCTTCAGTGTGTGCAAGATGAGGAACTCCTGTAAAAAATCAG AGCGAGTGGTCATTCACCAGACGCCACACAGTGAGGGTGAGGAGCATGAGAACATGGAAGAGGAGGCTGGTAGCACAGGCTCCTCTCGAGGGTCCCTCCAATGG TATCAAGTGCCTGTTTACTGGTCTTACTTTGATCTACGGAGGGGTGAAGACCAATGA